One region of Prosthecobacter debontii genomic DNA includes:
- a CDS encoding sulfite exporter TauE/SafE family protein, giving the protein MSIRPPRRQYLWIWFFWLACFYSTWVWLVFGQQNWTAVKEHWPIALSMAMGSYVAGSTPMGGGTVGFPILVLLFELPASLGRDFSFAVQSIGMTSASIFILCRRQPLAWSMLKGAITGCALALPLGILWVAPVVPDLWIKIVFAVIWASFGVLHLYRIREIASHDGMTEFDERWDFRVGLVTGALAAASVTSVTGVGIDMVLYAMLVLLCRADLKIAIPTSVVIMAFASVYGIVFKNLFTGVQPGVYENWLAAAPVVALGAPLGVFVVNLIGRKPTLLFVAILCVGQFVWTCYTEKTALGTLGLALSVLAVGVCLLGFEKLRAWGAVLVGEAQARRASLQDRVSAIPIQKGES; this is encoded by the coding sequence ATGTCTATTCGCCCTCCTCGTCGTCAGTATCTTTGGATCTGGTTCTTTTGGCTCGCTTGTTTTTACAGCACTTGGGTTTGGCTGGTTTTTGGGCAGCAGAATTGGACGGCCGTGAAGGAGCACTGGCCGATCGCTCTCTCGATGGCGATGGGGAGTTATGTGGCGGGTTCTACCCCGATGGGAGGCGGGACGGTGGGGTTTCCCATCCTGGTGCTTTTGTTCGAATTACCCGCCAGCCTTGGGAGGGACTTCAGCTTTGCGGTGCAGTCCATCGGCATGACCAGTGCGAGCATTTTCATCTTGTGCCGACGTCAGCCTCTCGCTTGGTCCATGCTGAAAGGGGCAATTACCGGCTGTGCTTTGGCCTTGCCGCTGGGGATCCTGTGGGTGGCACCCGTGGTGCCGGATCTGTGGATCAAAATCGTTTTCGCGGTGATCTGGGCTAGTTTCGGAGTCTTGCATCTCTATCGCATTCGCGAGATCGCGTCCCATGATGGGATGACGGAGTTTGACGAGCGATGGGACTTCCGGGTCGGCCTAGTCACGGGGGCTTTAGCTGCCGCTTCGGTGACATCGGTGACTGGGGTGGGCATCGACATGGTTCTCTATGCCATGCTGGTCTTGCTATGCCGCGCGGATCTCAAGATCGCCATCCCGACTTCAGTGGTGATCATGGCCTTCGCATCGGTTTACGGCATCGTGTTTAAAAACCTATTCACTGGGGTGCAGCCAGGCGTGTATGAAAACTGGCTCGCGGCGGCGCCAGTCGTCGCCTTGGGGGCCCCATTGGGAGTATTTGTGGTTAATCTGATTGGCCGTAAACCAACGTTGCTTTTCGTGGCGATTCTCTGCGTGGGGCAGTTTGTCTGGACCTGCTACACGGAGAAGACAGCCTTGGGCACACTGGGGCTGGCGCTTTCGGTTTTAGCCGTTGGGGTGTGTTTACTCGGCTTTGAAAAGCTGCGCGCTTGGGGAGCTGTGCTGGTGGGTGAAGCCCAAGCGCGTCGCGCATCACTTCAAGACAGGGTTTCCGCAATACCTATCCAGAAAGGGGAAAGCTGA
- a CDS encoding alpha/beta hydrolase → MFALRLLTSFLLVTATVQAQSPEIKIVSDLSYKHGDQLTPYETERCKLDLYLPTGVKDFPTLVWLHGGGLTAGSKDGKQQPPIARHFAEQGIAMAVVNYRLSPHATYPAYLEDSAAAFAWVEKHIAEYGGAMNRVFLGGHSAGAYLTLMVSMDDQYLKASGSDISHIAGIVPVAGQTLTHFTIRIERGLPKDQIIADAASPLYHVRKDAPPMLILYAEKDMAMRAEENELLAAALRHAGHSKLTVKMIQDRDHGSVAHDMANTDDDAFAEVLNFIQQAKVE, encoded by the coding sequence ATGTTTGCCCTTCGTCTTCTTACCAGCTTCCTCCTCGTCACGGCGACAGTCCAGGCCCAGTCTCCTGAAATCAAGATCGTCTCGGACCTGTCCTATAAGCACGGAGACCAACTCACGCCTTATGAGACGGAACGCTGCAAGCTGGATCTTTACTTACCCACCGGTGTCAAAGACTTCCCCACCTTGGTTTGGCTCCATGGCGGCGGGCTTACCGCGGGCAGCAAGGATGGAAAGCAGCAGCCCCCGATTGCACGCCACTTTGCTGAGCAAGGCATCGCCATGGCGGTCGTGAATTACCGTCTGAGCCCCCACGCGACTTACCCAGCTTATCTTGAAGACTCCGCTGCCGCCTTTGCCTGGGTTGAGAAGCACATTGCCGAGTATGGTGGGGCTATGAATCGCGTCTTCCTGGGCGGACATTCTGCAGGAGCTTACCTCACCCTGATGGTGAGCATGGATGATCAGTATCTGAAAGCATCAGGCTCTGACATCAGTCACATCGCGGGGATCGTCCCCGTCGCAGGACAAACACTCACGCACTTCACCATCCGCATCGAACGTGGATTACCGAAAGACCAGATCATTGCGGATGCAGCCTCACCTCTCTATCACGTCCGTAAAGACGCGCCTCCCATGCTCATTCTTTACGCAGAGAAAGACATGGCCATGAGAGCCGAAGAAAATGAATTGCTAGCCGCCGCCCTGCGCCACGCGGGACATTCCAAGCTAACGGTCAAGATGATCCAAGATCGCGATCATGGTTCCGTGGCTCATGACATGGCCAACACTGACGACGATGCTTTCGCCGAGGTCCTGAATTTTATTCAACAGGCGAAGGTGGAGTGA
- a CDS encoding NAD(P)/FAD-dependent oxidoreductase, whose translation MSSRFLIIGQGLAGTALAWRLHERGHRFLIVDRDEELTSSKVAAGLVTPVTGMRLNLNWRYDQLYPEAVAFYRALEHRLREVFYHEVPIVRLLRDEKAAALWEKRRLQPEVAPYVNDTVSSPLVDEAIFANPHGGFQQQHSGWLDTAAFLSASKAYFQSVGAWQVGEVTVDSLTPSASSVLWQGDSFTTAIYCTGWEAAHHPWFDWVPFQSARGTVLNVAADTGGETRIINRGCWLLPRADGSLRVGPTYELSFDDPNKPSPEAVTGLETKLQVLLKSPYTITGSQTGVRPIIKGHHALIGRHPGRPRVAFMNGLGSKGVLRAPWVARQLTEHLLDRAAIETGMDLAGD comes from the coding sequence ATGTCTTCTCGTTTTCTCATCATCGGCCAAGGGCTCGCGGGCACCGCCCTGGCATGGCGTCTGCACGAGCGCGGGCACCGCTTTTTGATCGTGGATCGCGACGAAGAACTGACTTCCTCCAAAGTGGCGGCGGGTTTAGTCACACCCGTCACGGGCATGCGCTTGAACCTAAATTGGCGCTATGACCAACTCTACCCGGAAGCAGTCGCCTTCTACCGCGCTCTTGAGCATCGGCTCCGCGAGGTATTTTACCATGAGGTTCCCATCGTTCGGCTGCTTCGCGATGAGAAAGCCGCCGCGCTTTGGGAAAAGCGGCGTCTGCAACCGGAAGTGGCTCCTTACGTCAATGACACGGTTTCGTCACCTCTGGTGGATGAAGCCATCTTTGCCAATCCCCATGGAGGCTTTCAACAGCAGCACTCGGGTTGGCTCGATACGGCGGCCTTCTTGAGCGCCAGCAAAGCCTACTTTCAGAGCGTAGGTGCATGGCAAGTTGGGGAGGTAACCGTGGATTCCTTGACCCCATCGGCATCATCGGTTTTATGGCAGGGGGATTCCTTCACCACGGCCATCTACTGCACCGGTTGGGAGGCAGCTCATCATCCCTGGTTTGACTGGGTGCCCTTTCAATCCGCACGCGGCACCGTCTTGAATGTGGCGGCTGATACGGGTGGCGAAACGCGCATCATCAATCGCGGCTGCTGGCTCCTTCCGCGAGCCGATGGCAGCCTGCGAGTCGGCCCCACCTATGAGCTGTCTTTCGATGATCCGAACAAGCCCTCCCCCGAAGCCGTGACTGGGCTGGAGACCAAACTTCAGGTCCTGCTGAAAAGCCCCTACACCATCACCGGCAGCCAAACTGGCGTTCGCCCCATCATCAAAGGCCATCACGCCCTCATTGGTCGCCATCCCGGCCGGCCGCGCGTCGCCTTCATGAACGGCCTCGGCTCCAAAGGCGTTCTCCGCGCTCCCTGGGTGGCCCGGCAGCTTACTGAGCATTTGCTAGATCGAGCGGCTATTGAGACGGGGATGGATCTGGCGGGGGATTGA
- a CDS encoding GNAT family N-acetyltransferase, with translation MAEIYRLCIEGADWMPTKAQAAADFHRDSAGERQFVVEIEKEVLGFISVWEPDAFIHLLFVHPRYQGVGVGTLLLEGLIQHVSPPWRLKCVCANRRAREFYQKRGWRWLEQGLSEGDPYDLLEFGCAG, from the coding sequence ATGGCTGAGATCTATCGACTCTGCATTGAAGGTGCGGATTGGATGCCGACAAAAGCTCAAGCAGCAGCCGATTTCCATCGTGATTCAGCGGGGGAAAGGCAGTTCGTGGTCGAGATCGAAAAGGAGGTGTTGGGTTTCATTTCCGTTTGGGAGCCCGATGCTTTCATTCATCTACTCTTTGTTCACCCTCGCTATCAAGGAGTGGGCGTCGGCACCCTTCTGTTGGAGGGATTGATTCAACACGTGTCTCCGCCTTGGCGACTGAAGTGCGTCTGTGCCAACCGTCGGGCACGTGAGTTTTATCAGAAAAGGGGGTGGCGATGGCTAGAGCAGGGGCTGAGCGAGGGCGATCCCTATGATTTGCTGGAATTTGGCTGCGCAGGGTGA
- a CDS encoding GTP-binding protein, producing the protein MPSIHPDQKTVNFKIVYCGTPLSGKTANLHQIHAKLDPQGRSDLVSLSTAQDRTLFFDFLSVESAAIPGYKTSFHLYTVPGQVTYNATLQLVLRQADGVVFVADSQLDRQRDNVLAFQALEANLRLNGSSLDRLPLVLQYNKRDLPNAAPVEYLEFLLNNRPVPWLSFEADARGGRNILATLNAISQAVLAQFRSQHGKSERQMAAVS; encoded by the coding sequence ATGCCTTCCATTCACCCCGATCAAAAGACGGTCAATTTTAAGATCGTCTATTGCGGCACGCCGTTGAGTGGTAAAACGGCGAATCTTCACCAGATCCACGCCAAGCTCGACCCACAGGGGCGGAGTGATCTCGTCAGCCTCTCAACCGCCCAGGACCGGACGCTGTTCTTTGACTTCCTCAGCGTAGAGAGCGCCGCAATCCCTGGATACAAGACCTCCTTTCATCTTTACACAGTGCCGGGACAGGTGACTTACAATGCGACCCTTCAGCTCGTTCTACGGCAGGCCGATGGGGTGGTGTTTGTCGCCGATAGCCAGCTTGATCGCCAACGCGATAACGTATTGGCTTTCCAGGCTTTGGAAGCCAATCTACGCCTCAATGGCAGTTCTCTTGATCGCTTGCCCCTGGTGCTCCAGTATAACAAGCGTGATCTCCCCAATGCAGCCCCTGTGGAGTATCTGGAGTTTCTCCTGAATAATCGACCTGTTCCATGGCTCAGTTTTGAAGCTGATGCCCGGGGGGGGCGGAATATTTTGGCGACGCTCAATGCCATTTCACAGGCTGTCTTGGCCCAGTTTCGGTCACAACATGGAAAGTCGGAGCGGCAGATGGCTGCGGTTTCCTAA
- a CDS encoding GNAT family N-acetyltransferase yields the protein MSTHTSEPRIEPATIEDMPQLVELLVALFSEEADFRPDKNKQEHGLRLILEQPNRGRIFVLRTDHMVIGMVNLLFTISTAEGGLVILMEDVIVHPQHRRMGYGGRLLQYAIDFAREKHFRRITLLTDKISAESQTFFAKHGFSFSSMIPMRLVFSEPS from the coding sequence ATGTCCACCCATACCTCTGAGCCGAGAATCGAACCGGCCACCATTGAAGATATGCCTCAGCTCGTTGAGTTGCTGGTTGCCTTATTCAGTGAGGAGGCAGACTTCCGCCCAGATAAAAACAAACAGGAACACGGCCTGCGGCTGATTTTGGAACAGCCCAATCGCGGCCGTATTTTTGTGCTACGTACGGATCACATGGTGATCGGTATGGTGAACCTCCTGTTTACCATAAGCACGGCGGAGGGAGGGCTCGTGATCTTGATGGAAGACGTCATTGTGCATCCTCAACACCGTCGTATGGGCTATGGTGGCCGCTTGCTCCAGTATGCCATCGACTTCGCCCGCGAGAAGCACTTCCGCCGCATCACCCTTCTGACCGACAAGATCAGTGCTGAGTCCCAGACGTTTTTTGCCAAGCATGGGTTTAGCTTCTCAAGCATGATCCCGATGCGATTGGTCTTCAGCGAACCCTCCTGA
- a CDS encoding TIGR01777 family oxidoreductase, which translates to MRIGITGATGLIGRTFTQLATESGHEVIAYSRSKRAVPHAAQTLQVPSKAPHQLPETTLDALIHLAGESLMGLWTTSKKARIWKSRVDLTTQLIAHLQNSWAPANLPSVVLSASGIGYYGSRGDTDLTESTPRGDGFLAELCEQWEAAANQAESWKARVVNLRTSVVLAREGGAYQTMRRAFRLGLGGNFGSGRQWMSWIHLEDQVKMMLWALENPKVQGPLNLSAPTPELNHNFTRQLAVSLRRPAVLHAPAFMLKLLMGQMAEEMLLASQKVIPSKAADLGYQFTFPMLEDALASLN; encoded by the coding sequence ATGCGCATTGGAATTACAGGGGCCACAGGATTGATTGGGAGAACTTTTACCCAGTTAGCCACAGAAAGCGGTCATGAGGTGATCGCTTACAGTCGGAGCAAAAGGGCCGTTCCACACGCTGCGCAAACCCTTCAAGTTCCGTCCAAAGCGCCCCATCAGCTTCCTGAGACCACTTTGGATGCCTTGATTCACCTCGCTGGAGAATCCCTCATGGGACTCTGGACCACTTCCAAAAAAGCCCGCATTTGGAAGAGTCGTGTCGATCTGACCACTCAACTGATAGCCCACCTTCAAAACTCCTGGGCTCCCGCCAACCTTCCCTCCGTTGTCTTATCCGCCTCAGGCATCGGCTACTACGGGAGCCGAGGTGACACAGACCTCACCGAATCGACGCCCAGAGGCGATGGTTTCCTGGCCGAATTGTGCGAGCAATGGGAAGCTGCGGCCAATCAGGCCGAGAGTTGGAAAGCCCGGGTCGTGAACCTGCGCACCAGTGTGGTCCTTGCCCGAGAGGGGGGGGCTTATCAAACCATGCGCAGAGCATTCCGTCTGGGGTTGGGCGGCAATTTTGGATCTGGCAGGCAGTGGATGTCTTGGATTCATCTCGAAGATCAAGTCAAGATGATGCTGTGGGCTCTGGAGAACCCAAAAGTTCAGGGTCCCTTGAATCTCAGCGCCCCGACACCGGAACTGAATCACAACTTTACACGCCAGCTCGCAGTCAGCCTGCGACGCCCTGCGGTTCTTCATGCCCCCGCCTTCATGCTCAAGCTTCTCATGGGGCAAATGGCCGAGGAAATGCTTCTCGCCAGCCAGAAGGTGATCCCTAGCAAAGCCGCCGACCTCGGTTATCAGTTCACTTTCCCGATGCTCGAAGATGCTCTGGCCTCTTTGAACTGA
- a CDS encoding glycosyltransferase family 4 protein — protein sequence MKIALIRRQYSATGGAELYLQRLISGLVAGQHEVHLYAEHWEGSPEAVTLHRVPMKAPRSLRPVRFAETVARMMAPLDFDVVFSLERTVSQDVYRAGDGVHKVWLDQRRQYASWWRRPFVGLGAFHSNMMALERRTFDPILTRHIIVNSEMVKREIIREFGFPAERIHLIRNGINPGRFQGVDRAKARQRFGLQDTDFTLLFVGSGWERKGLNFLLKLMERLGPKEPQVKLLVVGKGKLRGPVPANVILAGPVREVEEAYAAADLLTFLPIYEPSSNVVPEALASGLPVITSGYNGAAEWLTEGVNGHVLKHPEDTDALEKAVRFWMTRPEARPVSCTHAMDLDTNVRDTLRVLELAALEKRQFTPPSPVE from the coding sequence ATGAAGATCGCGTTGATCCGGCGTCAATATTCAGCCACGGGAGGAGCGGAGTTATACCTCCAGCGCTTGATTTCAGGCCTCGTTGCAGGTCAGCATGAGGTGCATCTGTATGCGGAGCACTGGGAGGGGAGCCCGGAAGCCGTGACTCTGCATCGCGTGCCTATGAAAGCTCCACGCTCTCTGCGGCCTGTCCGATTCGCTGAAACCGTCGCCAGGATGATGGCTCCTCTCGACTTCGACGTCGTTTTTAGTCTGGAGCGGACGGTATCGCAGGATGTTTATCGGGCGGGCGATGGTGTGCACAAAGTCTGGTTGGACCAGCGGCGGCAATACGCTTCCTGGTGGCGGCGTCCGTTTGTGGGCTTGGGGGCATTTCACAGCAACATGATGGCGCTGGAGCGGCGCACCTTTGATCCGATTTTAACCCGCCACATCATCGTGAACTCAGAGATGGTGAAGCGAGAAATCATTCGTGAATTTGGCTTCCCAGCAGAACGCATTCACTTGATCCGTAATGGTATCAATCCAGGACGTTTTCAGGGGGTGGATCGCGCCAAGGCCCGTCAACGATTCGGTCTTCAGGACACAGATTTTACACTGCTCTTCGTTGGGTCGGGTTGGGAGCGAAAAGGACTGAACTTTCTGCTCAAACTCATGGAGCGGTTGGGACCTAAAGAGCCGCAGGTAAAGCTGCTGGTGGTAGGAAAAGGCAAGCTCAGAGGTCCTGTGCCCGCCAACGTGATCCTGGCGGGCCCGGTGCGTGAGGTCGAGGAGGCCTACGCTGCTGCGGATCTGCTCACCTTTTTGCCGATCTATGAGCCCAGCTCCAATGTGGTGCCGGAGGCACTTGCCAGTGGCTTACCTGTGATCACCAGTGGTTATAACGGCGCGGCCGAATGGCTCACTGAAGGAGTGAATGGTCACGTGCTAAAGCATCCTGAGGATACAGATGCCTTGGAGAAGGCGGTCCGCTTCTGGATGACACGCCCCGAAGCTCGACCCGTCTCTTGCACCCACGCAATGGACTTGGACACCAATGTCCGTGACACATTGCGCGTGCTGGAGCTTGCGGCATTGGAGAAGCGTCAGTTCACTCCACCTTCGCCTGTTGAATAA
- a CDS encoding family 16 glycoside hydrolase: protein MKKDGPTERDYLLTEKAWGERRLLTPGKERWKNTPWGASATALVESALELQATSTVIVHPLWPLADRFRQLLKEGADDPLLLTLAAKAYYAERQNWRDSRELLERVLNMPDLPTAVEAMALSTQIPQLMKQGAEYRYVRSRLVEVMIKALHDGTYDAGAEVVLVRHQIAALILVGITLPSYLTRWQDSVDSSAWPEWVKLTLRGFGEIELAWLERSSDWAVKVKDAQWEGFARHLSKAREHLVKAWQASPDRPEAAALMITVTMGECEDFDELRLWFDRSIQAQFDYQQAYNKLLWAYRPRWCGSHELMLGFGRACAATKRFDTGVPAQMFYAAMDVADENNDAFEAFGREGVREPIRAMAKGYLEQPGLPAQLQHFRRSTAALGAWLVGDYALADQALTEIGSLHYCTIEFMHQMLLHEPRFRGEVAAGSGKYGSEVQKLALMPKTTDEALRDQLLEDLAKADLSEDARAYVEETGEARSLLERLNQGEWVKIIPRKHLKSFIQTAGRWEVSEDGTLVAVGDDSTWSALAMDIPFEHDVEMRCEIAFENPQHAELSPKGYGFGTLLRWAPRVVGDAEDGIRFMAFSDPGSNRGQAFRVKPELGTPTQPFSQQEWNSFLVRIAKDKVHYELNGQIIAEQYALEDMHLTGTTGRIGFVSHRLPFDAKLKIRNIRVRKFVMADPPAAPAKSEVTKKPKPILTPSAPQSPPASSSMLRWDYLLLVLALIALVGTHFLLKSRQS from the coding sequence GTGAAAAAGGATGGCCCGACGGAGCGCGATTACCTTCTTACGGAAAAAGCCTGGGGAGAGCGCCGACTGCTCACCCCCGGGAAAGAGCGCTGGAAGAACACACCTTGGGGGGCTTCGGCAACGGCCTTGGTGGAATCAGCCCTGGAGTTGCAGGCCACCAGCACGGTGATAGTCCATCCGTTATGGCCTTTGGCGGATAGGTTTCGTCAGTTGCTCAAAGAAGGAGCCGATGATCCTCTCTTGCTGACGCTGGCTGCGAAGGCCTACTATGCGGAAAGGCAAAACTGGCGCGATAGCCGCGAATTACTGGAGCGTGTTTTGAACATGCCTGACCTACCGACAGCGGTGGAGGCGATGGCACTCAGCACACAGATCCCTCAGCTCATGAAGCAAGGGGCCGAATACCGTTATGTCCGTAGCCGACTGGTGGAGGTGATGATCAAAGCCCTTCACGACGGCACTTATGATGCAGGAGCAGAGGTGGTGTTGGTTCGACATCAAATAGCGGCGCTCATCCTGGTGGGAATCACCTTGCCTTCATATCTGACGCGCTGGCAAGACTCGGTGGACAGTAGTGCCTGGCCTGAGTGGGTGAAGCTGACGTTGCGCGGATTTGGCGAGATCGAGCTCGCTTGGTTGGAACGTTCTTCTGATTGGGCGGTTAAGGTCAAAGATGCGCAGTGGGAAGGCTTTGCCAGACATTTGTCAAAAGCCCGTGAGCATCTGGTCAAAGCCTGGCAAGCCTCGCCCGACCGGCCCGAAGCCGCCGCGCTGATGATCACAGTGACGATGGGTGAGTGTGAGGATTTTGATGAACTGCGGCTTTGGTTTGATCGTTCTATCCAGGCACAGTTTGATTACCAGCAGGCCTACAACAAGCTACTTTGGGCTTACCGCCCGCGTTGGTGCGGGAGTCATGAACTCATGCTCGGCTTTGGCCGAGCCTGTGCTGCGACCAAGCGGTTCGATACAGGAGTGCCGGCCCAAATGTTTTATGCAGCGATGGATGTGGCGGATGAAAACAATGATGCCTTTGAAGCCTTTGGTCGGGAGGGAGTGAGAGAACCGATTCGGGCGATGGCCAAGGGCTACTTGGAACAACCAGGCCTGCCCGCGCAATTGCAGCATTTCCGCCGTTCCACAGCTGCCTTGGGGGCCTGGCTGGTGGGGGATTATGCACTGGCGGATCAGGCTTTGACGGAGATTGGATCGCTCCACTACTGCACGATCGAATTTATGCATCAAATGCTCCTGCACGAGCCGCGCTTTCGAGGTGAGGTGGCGGCTGGCTCTGGAAAGTATGGATCGGAAGTTCAAAAGCTGGCGTTGATGCCCAAGACAACGGATGAAGCTCTGCGAGATCAATTGCTGGAAGACCTCGCGAAAGCCGACTTGTCTGAAGATGCGCGGGCTTATGTCGAGGAAACCGGTGAAGCCAGGAGCCTCCTGGAGCGACTGAATCAGGGAGAGTGGGTGAAAATCATTCCGCGTAAACATCTCAAAAGTTTCATCCAAACCGCCGGGAGATGGGAGGTATCGGAAGACGGAACACTGGTCGCTGTTGGAGACGATAGCACATGGTCAGCCTTAGCGATGGACATCCCCTTTGAGCATGACGTGGAGATGCGTTGTGAGATTGCTTTCGAGAATCCTCAGCACGCGGAGCTTTCTCCCAAAGGATACGGCTTCGGCACGCTGCTACGCTGGGCACCGCGTGTGGTTGGTGATGCCGAGGATGGGATTCGTTTTATGGCCTTCTCAGACCCTGGGAGTAATCGAGGGCAAGCCTTCCGTGTGAAGCCTGAACTGGGAACTCCTACGCAACCTTTTAGTCAGCAAGAATGGAATTCATTTCTTGTCCGGATTGCCAAGGATAAGGTGCACTACGAATTGAATGGTCAGATTATCGCCGAGCAGTATGCATTGGAAGACATGCATCTTACAGGCACCACAGGGAGAATCGGGTTTGTCTCCCATCGCTTGCCGTTTGATGCGAAGTTAAAGATTCGAAATATCCGGGTTCGAAAGTTTGTTATGGCTGATCCGCCTGCGGCACCTGCCAAATCAGAAGTCACCAAGAAACCCAAGCCTATCCTCACTCCGAGCGCCCCCCAATCACCTCCCGCCAGCAGTTCGATGCTCCGTTGGGATTACCTTTTGCTTGTGCTTGCCTTGATCGCCTTGGTTGGGACTCACTTCCTCCTGAAGTCCCGGCAATCTTGA
- a CDS encoding HAD family hydrolase, with amino-acid sequence MAALQTTIGIIYDYDQTLSPTYMQDETLFPHFGINPGQFWKKSRELVDQEGYDGELAYLKCMLDYLEMDRPTNDDLRVLGARLRYYKGVPEVFNELNNTLTSQHRLLGIKVEHYIISSGLKILLDGSSLAPFVKRIFGCEFGQDKDGRISFPKRVISHTTKTQYIFRINKGMLEPHEDVNDHMDPELRPIPFENMIYIGDGPTDVPCFTLMKRYGGHAIAVYNADEASRSSFRKCYQLSALADRVKHIAPADYRSGSHLRLLLEEMVLSIADNIVRRKKLQIEEGTVSAPHF; translated from the coding sequence ATGGCCGCCCTCCAGACCACCATTGGCATCATTTACGATTACGACCAAACATTGAGTCCGACCTACATGCAGGACGAGACCTTGTTTCCCCATTTTGGCATCAATCCTGGCCAGTTCTGGAAAAAGAGCCGTGAATTGGTCGATCAGGAAGGTTACGACGGTGAATTGGCCTATCTCAAGTGCATGCTGGATTACCTGGAGATGGACCGTCCCACCAATGACGATCTACGTGTCCTGGGTGCGCGTCTCCGTTACTACAAGGGTGTGCCTGAGGTGTTCAATGAGTTGAACAATACCCTCACCAGTCAGCATCGTTTGTTAGGCATCAAGGTCGAGCATTACATCATTTCCTCCGGCCTGAAAATCCTCCTTGATGGCAGTTCCCTGGCTCCCTTCGTCAAGCGCATCTTCGGTTGCGAATTCGGCCAGGATAAAGACGGACGCATCAGCTTCCCTAAACGCGTCATCAGCCACACCACGAAGACACAATACATTTTCCGCATCAACAAAGGCATGCTGGAGCCTCATGAAGATGTGAACGACCACATGGACCCCGAGCTGAGGCCCATCCCCTTTGAAAACATGATCTACATCGGCGACGGCCCTACCGATGTCCCCTGCTTCACCCTGATGAAACGCTACGGCGGTCATGCCATCGCCGTTTACAATGCCGATGAAGCCAGCCGCTCCAGCTTCCGTAAATGCTATCAACTCAGCGCGCTGGCAGATCGAGTGAAACACATCGCCCCAGCCGATTATCGTTCAGGCAGTCATCTGAGGCTCTTGTTGGAAGAAATGGTATTGAGCATCGCCGACAACATCGTCCGCCGGAAAAAGCTCCAGATCGAAGAAGGCACCGTCTCCGCCCCACACTTTTAA